A genomic segment from Diadema setosum chromosome 11, eeDiaSeto1, whole genome shotgun sequence encodes:
- the LOC140235185 gene encoding uncharacterized protein, with protein sequence MAHHLPDELIAHIFQFLCHEDREEAAVVCKDWFRASLDPALHKHTVITLRASASAGKHLPDLGQRKSPNLVITYVEGSNADFLLKEVGRHLGPHLRSLCLKGCDITPKMFLGMITHCRNLSSLDISCCNSLFMSGTLLQKESDQEVARSAFQKLKKLKLGSIRFLSDALFNKFVATTPHLQDLSLAGCNIAFETDPFRKGGRGEDSVTVLTFSNVLAFISRQAANLRVLDFSLTSITSEALTSLANVKNLCLEQLVLLRCTNLTDEGIISITRMQPTMKELTVVSCRSVGIPAIKAVTSKLVSLEKLVLNKLESIPQDTFELMTTNLSKLKHLSLANNLNLKGSQMLKGLQGATFSHLRSLNLQGCPQVDDDVITCICDAAPDLEVLNLSSSLAITDLSIQRISAQLHHLRRLNLSWCKRISDFGILGLEKDCPAISAPDEASKHSSDRYTRTHSNMGFFRPPKFEEVILTISEEDMQEFLRSTTRVGIDAIKTLEELNLSACDHLTDCCIQESISFPRLQVLNLSMCSNITDRSLVSIANKNPYLRTLNVSKCHQVTDVGVCTVACGSSRLSSLSIPQCPITVKSLEIMGEHCRHLKFLDLSQCSVPMAAVDKLRDRLPSLQTVVTSYLDGDISTLYQPEFF encoded by the exons ATGGCCCACCATTTACCTGACGAG TTGATCGCCCACATCTTCCAATTTTTGTGCCATGAGGACCGGGAGGAAGCAGCTGTGGTCTGCAAGGACTGGTTCCGTGCATCCCTTGACCCAGCGCTGCACAAACACACTGTGATCACGCTACGGGCATCGGCCTCTGCAGGGAAGCATCTCCCAGACCTGGGTCAGCGGAAGAGTCCAAATCTTGTCATCACATACGTGGAGGGCAGCAATGCAGACTTCCTGCTGAAGGAAGTTGGCAGACATCTCGGTCCTCACCTTCGATCTCTCTGCCTAAAAGGATGCGACATCACACCGAAAATGTTCCTGGGTATGATCACCCACTGCCGCAATCTCTCATCGCTGGACATCAGTTGCTGCAACAGTCTCTTCATGTCAGGGACGTTGCTGCAAAAGGAGTCGGATCAAGAGGTAGCCAGGTCAGCATTCCAGAAGTTGAAAAAGCTGAAGTTAGGATCCATCAGGTTCCTCTCTGATGCACTGTTCAACAAATTTGTGGCAACAACGCCACATCTGCAAGATTTGTCTCTTGCTGGCTGCAATATTGCATTTGAAACGGATCCATTTCGGAAGGGGGGAAGGGGCGAGGACTCTGTTACAGTCCTTACTTTCTCCAATGTGCTTGCATTTATTTCAAGGCAGGCTGCAAACCTCAGAGTCTTGGACTTCAGTCTCACTTCTATAACAAGTGAAGCTCTGACCTCACTTgcaaatgttaaaaacctgtgCCTGGAGCAGCTAGTCTTACTACGTTGTACTAACTTGACAGATGAGGGTATAATTAGTATAACTAGAATGCAACCCACCATGAAGGAGCTCACAGTGGTATCTTGTCGCTCAGTAGGAATTCCAGCAATCAAGGCAGTCACAAGTAAACTGGTATCCTTGGAAAAACTTGTCCTCAACAAGCTGGAGTCAATACCCCAGGACACCTTTGAGCTAATGACAACAAACCTCAGCAAACTGAAGCATCTAAGTCTGGCCAACAATCTCAATTTGAAGGGTTCACAGATGCTTAAGGGTCTACAAGGGGCAACCTTCTCTCACCTAAGATCCCTCAACCTCCAAGGCTGCCCCCAAGTggatgatgatgtcattacgTGCATCTGTGACGCTGCGCCTGATCTTGAGGTGCTCAACCTGAGCTCATCACTTGCCATTACTGATCTGAGCATCCAGCGCATCTCTGCTCAGCTCCACCACCTCAGACGCCTCAATCTCAGCTGGTGCAAGCGTATCTCTGACTTTGGCATCCTGGGACTGGAGAAAGATTGCCCAGCCATCAGCGCACCTGATGAAGCTTCAAAGCACAGCAGTGACCGCTACACACGCACCCATAGCAACATGGGTTTCTTCAGGCCTCCCAAGTTTGAGGAGGTCATCTTGACCATCTCTGAAGAGGATATGCAGGAGTTTCTCAGATCCACCACAAGAGTTGGCATCGATGCTATCAAGACGCTGGAGGAACTTAATCTCAGTGCCTGTGACCATCTCACAGATTGTTGCATCCAAGAGAGCATATCGTTCCCGCGTCTCCAGGTGCTGAATCTGAGCATGTGTAGCAATATCACTGACAGGAGCCTTGTCAGCATTGCAAATAAGAACCCCTACCTCCGGACTCTCAATGTCAGCAAGTGTCATCAGGTCACCGATGTTGGGGTGTGTACAGTGGCATGCGGATCGTCACGACTGTCATCTCTCTCCATTCCTCAGTGTCCAATCACGGTGAAGAGCCTGGAGATCATGGGAGAGCACTGCCGGCACCTCAAGTTCCTTGACCTGTCTCAGTGTAGCGTCCCCATGGCAGCTGTAGACAAACTCCGTGACAGATTACCAAGTCTACAGACTGTTGTCACCTCCTATCTGGATGGTGACATCTCAACGCTTTACCAGCCTGAGTTTTTCTAG
- the LOC140234663 gene encoding small ribosomal subunit protein uS3-like, whose product MAAQISKKRKFVADGVFRAELNEFLTRELAEDGYSGVEVRVTPTRTEIIILATRTQSVLGEKGRRIRELTAVVQKRFNFAESTVELYAEKVATRGLCAIAQCESLRYKLIGGLAVRRACYGVLRFIMESGAKGCEVVVSGKLRGQRAKSMKFVDGLMIHSGNPVKDYVDVAIRHVMLRQGVLGIKVKIMRPFDQTGKMGPKKPLPDVISISEPKDEEPPAQPWSEQKGAKPIDQQQPAPQQPQQPQQAPPTQQPMAAAPVAQPPPQQPMM is encoded by the exons TTCGTCGCAGATGGAGTCTTCCGTGCTGAATTGAACGAGTTCTTGACACGGGAGTTGGCTGAGGATGGCTACAGCGGTGTGGAGGTCCGTGTGACACCAACCAGGACTGAGATCATCATCCTGGCCACGCGCACCCAGAGTGTGCTCGGAGAGAAGGGCAGGCGCATCCGCGAACTCACTGCTGTGGTGCAGAAGAGGTTCAACTTTGCTGAGAGCACTGTCGAG CTCTACGCTGAGAAGGTCGCCACCCGTGGTCTGTGTGCCATTGCCCAGTGCGAGTCCCTGCGCTACAAGCTCATCGGTGGTCTGGCTGTCAGGAGGGCATGCTATGGCGTCCTGCGTTTCATCATGGAGAGCGGAGCCAAGGGCTGTGAGGTGGTCGTCTCTGGCAAGCTGCGAGGTCAGAGGGCCAAGTCGATGAAGTTTGTCGACGGCCTCATGATCCACAGCGGAAACCCTGTCAAGGACTACGTCGATGTCGCCATCAGGCACGTCATGTTGAGGCAGG gGGTGCTTGGCATCAAGGTCAAGATCATGAGACCATTTGACCAGACGGGAAAGATGGGACCCAAGAAGCCTCTCCCAGATGTCATCAGCATCTCAGAGCCCAAGGATGAGGAGCCACCTGCACAGCCATGGTCTGAGCAGAAG GGAGCCAAGCCCATAGACCAGCAGCAGCCAGCACCCCAGCAACCTCAACAGCCACAGCAAGCACCCCCAACCCAGCAGCCCATGGCTGCTGCCCCTGTGGCACAGCCCCCACCCCAACAGCCAATGATGTGA